The following are encoded together in the Thermoanaerobaculia bacterium genome:
- a CDS encoding sigma-54 dependent transcriptional regulator has translation MSKLRILIVDDEPGVRQFLKAALMKEHTVSVAAGGEEAMAMIDRDSFHLMITDQRMPRMTGIELLERVRTRYPEVSIIVLTAYGTLEEAVEAMKLGALDYITKPLSSPEELRLKIRRAAERIRLQNIIQVLEGDPDRTPDMEFIFEDPVMVRIVELCRRVGPDRASVLLSGESGTGKDVLARFIHRLSPRKHEPFVVVNCAAFSDTLIESELFGHEKGAFTGAHTTRPGRFETADGGTLFLDEIGEIPLSLQPKLLRALQERTFERLGSNRLIHVDVRILAATNRDLEESVRRGEFREDLYFRLNVFPIRVPPLRERKGDILPLVHHFLSIAYRHRGKEVPALDKEVQKIFKEYSWPGNVRELSNLIERLSIIHEGTVLTRDMIPGFVGTMEPPPRVENGLVPLEEVERNHILSVLRLCKGNRTHAAEVLGISLRTLQYRLKSYGLTV, from the coding sequence ATGAGTAAATTGAGAATCCTCATCGTGGACGATGAGCCGGGTGTCCGGCAATTTTTAAAGGCGGCACTGATGAAGGAGCATACGGTATCCGTGGCTGCAGGCGGGGAGGAAGCGATGGCGATGATCGACCGGGACTCTTTCCACCTGATGATCACCGATCAGAGGATGCCAAGAATGACCGGAATCGAGCTTCTGGAACGGGTACGGACGAGGTATCCGGAAGTGTCAATTATCGTCCTCACGGCGTATGGTACCCTGGAAGAAGCCGTTGAAGCCATGAAGCTCGGGGCACTCGATTATATTACGAAACCGCTGAGCTCTCCGGAAGAATTAAGATTGAAAATCCGACGGGCTGCAGAACGTATCCGACTCCAGAACATAATCCAGGTTCTGGAAGGTGACCCCGATCGAACCCCCGATATGGAATTCATCTTTGAAGATCCAGTGATGGTGAGAATCGTAGAATTGTGCCGACGGGTCGGTCCGGACCGTGCTTCCGTTTTACTGTCTGGAGAAAGCGGAACAGGTAAGGATGTACTCGCGCGGTTTATCCACCGTCTCAGCCCCCGAAAACATGAGCCCTTTGTGGTTGTCAACTGCGCGGCCTTTTCAGATACCCTGATTGAAAGTGAATTATTCGGCCATGAAAAGGGAGCTTTTACCGGCGCTCACACGACCCGGCCCGGAAGATTTGAGACAGCCGATGGGGGAACGCTCTTTCTGGATGAAATTGGGGAAATTCCACTTTCCCTTCAGCCAAAACTTCTTCGCGCCCTTCAGGAACGCACCTTTGAACGTCTGGGATCCAATCGGCTGATCCATGTGGATGTCCGGATTCTAGCCGCCACGAACCGGGACCTGGAAGAATCGGTTCGTCGAGGTGAGTTTCGTGAGGATTTATATTTTCGCTTAAATGTCTTTCCCATTCGTGTTCCTCCGCTGCGGGAGCGGAAGGGAGATATTCTCCCTCTGGTTCATCACTTTCTCTCGATAGCATATCGGCACCGGGGAAAAGAGGTACCTGCACTGGATAAAGAGGTACAGAAAATTTTCAAAGAATATAGCTGGCCCGGGAATGTAAGGGAATTATCCAACCTGATTGAGAGGCTTTCCATTATCCATGAAGGAACAGTCCTGACTCGGGATATGATCCCGGGATTTGTGGGGACCATGGAACCTCCTCCCAGGGTGGAAAATGGACTGGTACCCCTGGAGGAGGTGGAGCGAAACCATATCCTCTCCGTACTGCGGTTGTGCAAGGGAAATCGGACCCATGCGGCGGAAGTTCTGGGGATCTCCCTCCGGACGCTTCAATATCGCCTGAAGTCGTATGGACTGACGGTATAA
- a CDS encoding universal stress protein: METHYHRILVPLDFSKTSEFAFAHAYRLACDYGSTLLLLTVLDDRFPYPEIFSFDQPNEDYFHHLRDRARHHIEELVQAMGRCELPYEILILRGDPSREILDVASREGVDLIVMATHGTTGLTHYLLGSVTDKVVRKAPCPVLVVRKKESIG; encoded by the coding sequence ATGGAAACTCACTACCATCGAATTCTGGTACCTCTTGATTTTTCAAAAACGAGCGAATTTGCATTTGCGCATGCATACAGGCTGGCCTGTGATTACGGCTCAACGCTGTTACTCCTGACCGTTCTGGATGATCGATTTCCCTATCCCGAAATATTTTCATTTGATCAGCCCAACGAAGACTATTTCCACCACCTGAGAGATCGTGCCCGGCACCATATCGAGGAACTTGTGCAGGCAATGGGCCGATGCGAGCTTCCCTATGAAATCCTGATTCTTCGGGGAGATCCGTCCCGCGAAATCCTGGACGTGGCTTCCAGGGAAGGAGTGGATCTTATCGTGATGGCAACCCATGGTACGACCGGGCTGACCCACTATCTTCTGGGAAGCGTGACCGACAAGGTCGTCCGAAAGGCACCCTGCCCGGTTCTTGTGGTCAGAAAAAAAGAATCAATCGGGTAA
- a CDS encoding Fur family transcriptional regulator produces MNLNARIQEFKEFCRENKYKITSERIEILREVCSTRDHFDADDLLIKMKKKHRKVSRATIYRTLELLVEMRFLNRERLGGEQYLYECAGEDDNHYHCICKKCGEILEFTDEDVPRVLERRCKELGFAATHHNLKVFGTCKTCNSKNS; encoded by the coding sequence ATGAATCTGAACGCACGCATTCAGGAATTCAAAGAATTTTGCAGGGAAAACAAATATAAAATAACCTCGGAACGGATCGAAATCCTTCGAGAAGTCTGTTCGACGCGGGACCATTTCGATGCGGATGACCTCCTGATCAAGATGAAGAAGAAACACCGGAAGGTTTCCAGAGCCACCATTTACAGGACCCTTGAGCTTCTCGTCGAGATGAGGTTTTTAAACCGGGAACGCCTCGGCGGAGAACAGTACCTCTATGAATGCGCGGGGGAGGATGACAACCACTACCACTGTATCTGCAAAAAGTGCGGGGAAATCCTTGAATTTACCGATGAGGACGTCCCAAGAGTCCTGGAACGTCGCTGCAAAGAGCTCGGTTTCGCCGCCACACATCACAATCTGAAGGTTTTTGGTACCTGTAAAACCTGTAATTCAAAAAACTCCTGA
- the lpxC gene encoding UDP-3-O-acyl-N-acetylglucosamine deacetylase has product MTTRIMIVDDEQGIRSTMSEILTDEGYEPISMDCGEGVVDRYINERPDVIFLDIWLPDRDGLEILQAIREKDPSAAIIMISGHGTIATAVKAMKMGAYDYIEKPLSYHQIIDGIRGAIAYRRSLVEDRQLLSALDLRRDRHMAEHETEPPPHLPILRPSSQPQRTIRHSTVIYGHGLHSGKRTGLIIQPLPAHSGIHLLTLPSGTMIPAHLRAVANTTYATTLSRDDQQVFTVEHFLSALHAYGITNLLIKVHGEIPVMDGSAVEFCRILEEVGIQDQDEVQQVLTIDRPYEVKAGRGESLLIEPDSSFSIHYLLQYPPPIGEQSYSFTLSSPEAFVREIAPARTFGFMKDLKMLNELGLGSGGRLDNCILVGEDEVINTTLRFPDEFVRHKILDIIGDLFLLGFPVRGKVTARLTGHQDNIALLRKIVSSNSE; this is encoded by the coding sequence ATGACAACGAGAATCATGATCGTCGACGATGAACAGGGGATCCGCTCCACCATGTCCGAAATTCTTACCGACGAGGGGTATGAACCTATTTCGATGGATTGCGGTGAGGGAGTGGTGGATCGTTACATCAACGAACGTCCGGATGTCATCTTTCTGGATATATGGCTACCGGACAGGGACGGGCTGGAAATTTTGCAGGCAATTCGCGAGAAAGACCCTTCTGCAGCCATCATCATGATTTCAGGACATGGCACGATTGCCACAGCCGTAAAGGCCATGAAAATGGGCGCATATGACTACATCGAGAAACCCCTGTCCTACCACCAGATTATCGACGGAATTCGTGGCGCAATCGCTTATCGCAGATCCCTCGTTGAGGATCGGCAGCTTCTTTCCGCACTGGACCTTCGTCGGGACCGTCACATGGCGGAACACGAGACCGAGCCTCCGCCACACCTGCCGATTCTTCGTCCCTCTTCTCAGCCCCAGAGAACCATTCGCCATTCGACGGTGATTTATGGTCATGGACTCCACTCCGGAAAGAGAACCGGATTAATCATTCAGCCCCTTCCTGCCCATAGCGGAATCCATCTCCTTACCCTTCCATCGGGAACGATGATTCCAGCCCATTTGAGAGCCGTGGCGAATACAACCTATGCCACAACCCTTTCCAGGGATGATCAGCAAGTTTTCACCGTCGAGCATTTTCTCTCCGCCCTCCATGCTTACGGAATCACCAATTTACTGATCAAAGTCCACGGAGAAATTCCCGTCATGGATGGTTCCGCGGTTGAGTTCTGCCGAATCCTGGAGGAAGTGGGGATTCAGGATCAGGACGAAGTCCAGCAGGTTCTGACCATTGATCGGCCTTACGAAGTTAAGGCCGGAAGAGGCGAATCCCTTCTTATTGAACCCGATTCTTCCTTTTCCATTCATTACCTCCTTCAATATCCCCCACCCATCGGAGAACAATCCTATTCCTTCACCCTTTCGTCCCCGGAGGCCTTCGTTCGGGAGATCGCGCCGGCCCGAACCTTTGGATTCATGAAAGACCTCAAGATGCTGAACGAGCTGGGGCTGGGGTCCGGGGGCCGTCTGGATAACTGTATTCTGGTTGGAGAAGATGAAGTTATCAATACAACCCTTCGATTTCCCGATGAATTTGTCCGCCATAAAATTCTTGATATTATCGGAGATCTCTTTCTTCTGGGCTTTCCCGTCAGAGGAAAAGTCACTGCCAGGTTGACGGGGCATCAGGATAATATCGCGCTGCTGCGAAAGATTGTCAGTTCAAATTCTGAATAA
- a CDS encoding DUF3365 domain-containing protein codes for MKQSAFSILGAALLLLAASPPASDETAAADAASRFATRLKTALSQSIQEGGFSGAIEVCHIQAPKIAEDISRETGMRIRRVSLKARNVSNRPDPWEIKVLREFETLLSKGDPPESLVRSEIVESGKTREFRYMKGIVTQGLCLNCHGKEIPAEVKTKLEELYPDDGARGHQVGDLRGAFSLRKNL; via the coding sequence ATGAAGCAATCTGCTTTCTCTATTCTGGGGGCCGCACTTCTCCTTCTTGCCGCATCCCCCCCCGCATCCGATGAAACAGCCGCCGCCGATGCCGCTTCCCGGTTCGCCACCCGACTCAAGACAGCCCTTTCACAATCGATCCAGGAGGGCGGCTTCTCCGGTGCCATCGAAGTTTGTCACATCCAGGCACCTAAGATTGCCGAAGACATTTCCCGGGAAACTGGAATGAGGATTCGGAGAGTCAGTCTGAAGGCCCGAAACGTTTCGAATCGGCCAGATCCGTGGGAGATAAAGGTCCTTCGTGAGTTTGAAACGCTGCTGAGTAAGGGTGATCCACCTGAATCCCTGGTACGATCTGAAATCGTCGAGAGTGGCAAAACCAGAGAGTTCAGGTATATGAAGGGTATTGTAACGCAAGGGCTTTGCCTGAATTGTCATGGGAAGGAAATTCCTGCAGAAGTAAAAACCAAACTGGAGGAGTTGTATCCGGATGATGGAGCGAGAGGCCACCAGGTCGGTGATCTTCGCGGTGCCTTTTCACTTCGGAAAAACCTCTAA
- a CDS encoding zf-HC2 domain-containing protein — MNQNLDCQQVCTFLYAYLDNELDSKTALLIEEHLERCPECAGKFDQVQRVREEIRHHVLQLRAPERLKEDIRRLCQERERNYRPLLYVLAASLLLVMGGLVTTLFRGGEMSAQTIGAAVVSASVGQPVHLEGEIVCLRCMMNHQHRGLRPCSEVGHAYALRTDSGEIWVLLPSKTLDSLMDQESDPLSRHATIDGLVASTARPIVDVASLSF; from the coding sequence ATGAATCAAAATCTTGACTGCCAACAGGTTTGCACCTTTCTCTATGCATATCTGGATAATGAACTGGATAGCAAGACAGCACTTCTCATTGAAGAACATCTGGAACGTTGTCCGGAGTGTGCGGGTAAATTTGACCAGGTCCAGCGGGTTCGGGAAGAAATCCGTCACCACGTCCTTCAGCTGAGGGCTCCGGAGCGCCTGAAGGAAGACATCCGCAGACTTTGCCAGGAAAGGGAACGCAATTACAGACCTCTTCTTTACGTCCTTGCCGCCAGCCTTCTGCTGGTCATGGGAGGACTTGTGACGACCCTGTTCCGGGGCGGAGAAATGTCGGCGCAGACCATCGGGGCTGCCGTGGTTTCTGCATCCGTCGGGCAGCCCGTACACCTGGAAGGTGAAATTGTCTGTCTGCGCTGCATGATGAATCATCAGCACAGGGGGCTCCGTCCCTGCTCGGAAGTCGGACATGCATACGCTCTCCGTACTGACTCCGGGGAGATCTGGGTTCTACTCCCGAGTAAAACCCTTGACTCTCTTATGGATCAAGAGTCTGATCCTCTTTCCCGTCATGCCACCATCGATGGGCTGGTTGCCTCGACTGCCCGACCCATTGTGGATGTAGCGTCTCTTTCTTTTTAA
- the bfr gene encoding bacterioferritin: MKGSKKVISILNSALADELTAINQYIVHSEMCKDWGYDILHEKIEKRAIQEMKHAEELIGRIIFLEGCPVVSTLNPIHIGDAVEKMMANDLTSEYGAIKMYQGHIKTCLELGDAGTRETLEHILKDEEDHADWLESQLDQISQMGIQNYLALQLRES; encoded by the coding sequence ATGAAGGGAAGCAAGAAGGTAATATCAATCCTGAATTCGGCTCTCGCCGATGAATTAACCGCCATCAACCAGTACATTGTTCACAGTGAGATGTGCAAGGACTGGGGATACGATATTCTCCATGAAAAGATCGAAAAGCGTGCCATTCAGGAGATGAAGCATGCAGAAGAACTTATTGGACGCATTATCTTTCTCGAAGGGTGCCCTGTGGTTTCCACGCTGAATCCAATCCACATCGGGGATGCGGTCGAGAAAATGATGGCGAATGACCTTACATCCGAGTATGGAGCGATCAAAATGTATCAGGGGCATATCAAAACATGTCTCGAGCTCGGAGATGCGGGAACACGGGAAACCCTGGAACATATCCTGAAGGATGAAGAGGACCACGCCGACTGGCTGGAAAGCCAGCTGGATCAGATTTCCCAGATGGGAATCCAGAACTATCTCGCCCTCCAACTGCGGGAATCCTGA
- a CDS encoding class I SAM-dependent methyltransferase, whose translation MTQRRNFDNAAPDWDSKTRRIELARAVAEGIRRQIEIKPSWELMDYGCGTGLLSFEMAPYVATVTGVDSSEGMLNVMSGKIHPDDHDRIHVWKLDFEHDPIPDKRFHIIVSSMTLHHIPDPIRLLSRMSALLHPGGSLAMADLDREDGDFHEDSTGVFHHGFSGDEFREILTRAGYTDVDVRFVHTTRKVTSSGETKDFRILLATGRRPGD comes from the coding sequence ATGACTCAAAGAAGAAATTTCGACAATGCCGCTCCAGATTGGGATTCAAAGACCCGAAGAATCGAACTTGCCCGGGCCGTCGCAGAGGGAATCCGAAGACAGATCGAGATAAAACCCTCCTGGGAATTGATGGATTATGGCTGTGGGACCGGACTTCTCAGTTTTGAGATGGCTCCCTACGTCGCCACCGTTACCGGGGTAGACAGTTCGGAGGGCATGCTGAACGTCATGTCCGGGAAGATTCATCCCGACGATCATGACCGGATTCATGTCTGGAAGCTGGACTTTGAGCACGATCCGATTCCCGATAAACGGTTCCACATTATCGTATCCAGCATGACCCTCCACCATATCCCCGATCCGATCAGACTGCTTTCCCGGATGTCCGCTCTCCTGCACCCAGGTGGATCTCTGGCCATGGCGGACCTGGATCGGGAAGATGGAGATTTCCATGAAGATTCTACCGGGGTATTCCATCATGGGTTCTCCGGGGATGAATTTCGGGAGATCCTTACCCGGGCCGGCTACACAGATGTGGACGTCAGATTTGTGCACACCACACGGAAAGTCACCTCTTCAGGAGAAACCAAGGACTTCCGGATCTTACTGGCTACAGGGAGACGGCCCGGGGATTGA
- a CDS encoding sulfatase — translation MSHQKLSGRKFLLFLSLFLVLVLLYFVWTSFFSRMSSPDMEKTWPVPGRVIVITIDTLRADHLSCYGYPRDTSPSLDAFARSEAVRFKEAYACSSWTLPSMMSFFTSLTPPQHGVEDRGTRLNPIVPTLATAFKVQGWNTSAFITHIYVSHIYGFEKGFDEFLELSIDWNYREGQQLRADQLNEAVFPWLESHGKQKYFLYLHYFDPHFPYDPPSPYDEKFSDPGYDGEADGSIGYLLSYLDRTRLMSNEDLQQVVGLYDGEIAYADHHIGRLFSRLKELDLWQDSLIVVMADHGEEFQDHGSVHHIRTLYQEVVHVPLLIKLPGRPSSSLRKVVPERISLLDLGPTILRLSNLSAPPSFSGRPFDSLMREPGKDRTIYARTRRHASDKAAIIRQRFKLIHPFGTNHDPEELYDLREDPGEQRSLLQDKTEVADQLRKEIEDYMNPDGSFRAGERDQVVLSEEQKKHLSSLGYLD, via the coding sequence ATGAGTCACCAAAAGCTCTCAGGGAGGAAATTCCTCCTTTTTCTCTCTCTGTTCCTGGTCCTGGTTTTGCTCTATTTTGTATGGACATCGTTCTTTTCCCGCATGTCTTCTCCGGATATGGAAAAGACGTGGCCGGTTCCCGGCCGGGTAATCGTGATTACCATCGATACCCTGCGGGCCGATCATCTCTCCTGCTACGGATATCCGAGAGATACATCGCCTTCCCTGGATGCCTTTGCACGGAGCGAAGCCGTAAGGTTTAAAGAAGCCTATGCCTGTTCCTCCTGGACCCTGCCTTCGATGATGTCATTTTTCACCTCTCTTACTCCTCCCCAGCATGGCGTGGAGGATCGGGGGACCCGCCTGAATCCGATCGTACCGACTCTGGCTACGGCCTTTAAGGTTCAGGGTTGGAATACCTCCGCTTTCATTACTCATATTTACGTAAGCCACATCTACGGCTTTGAAAAAGGATTTGACGAATTCCTTGAGCTTTCCATCGACTGGAATTACCGGGAAGGTCAACAGCTTCGAGCGGACCAGCTGAATGAAGCGGTTTTTCCGTGGCTCGAATCTCACGGAAAGCAGAAGTACTTTCTTTACCTGCATTACTTCGATCCCCACTTTCCCTACGATCCTCCTTCACCCTACGATGAGAAATTTTCCGATCCCGGCTACGATGGCGAAGCTGACGGTTCCATCGGATACCTCCTCTCTTATCTGGATCGTACCCGGTTGATGTCGAATGAGGACCTCCAACAGGTCGTCGGGCTCTACGACGGTGAAATCGCTTATGCCGATCATCATATCGGGCGTCTTTTTTCCCGGTTAAAGGAGCTGGACCTCTGGCAGGACAGCCTGATTGTTGTGATGGCTGACCACGGTGAGGAATTCCAGGACCACGGTTCGGTTCACCATATTCGTACCCTTTACCAGGAAGTGGTCCATGTTCCCCTGCTCATCAAACTTCCAGGAAGACCGTCATCCTCCCTGCGAAAGGTGGTTCCGGAACGGATCTCTCTCCTGGACCTGGGGCCTACCATCCTTCGTCTTTCCAATCTCTCTGCGCCTCCGAGCTTCAGCGGCCGACCCTTTGATTCCCTGATGCGTGAGCCCGGAAAGGATCGTACGATCTATGCCCGGACAAGGCGTCACGCGTCTGACAAGGCCGCAATTATCCGCCAGCGCTTCAAACTTATCCATCCTTTCGGTACCAACCACGATCCAGAGGAACTCTATGACCTTCGTGAGGATCCAGGAGAGCAGCGCTCTCTATTGCAGGACAAAACCGAAGTGGCGGATCAGTTGAGGAAAGAGATTGAAGACTACATGAATCCGGATGGGAGCTTCCGGGCGGGAGAGCGTGACCAGGTTGTTTTGAGCGAGGAGCAGAAAAAGCATCTCTCATCCCTTGGCTACCTGGATTGA
- a CDS encoding tryptophan-rich sensory protein produces the protein MTRTLYSALVFIAFLAISQLAGIMGALVTRPAISSWYVHLEKPFFTPPNWLFGPVWILLYILMGIAAFLIWQSSASLSLIRAALILFFAQLVFNAAWSFLFFGMRSPLLGLIDIGILLVLVAWTLVAFMRIHVGAGILLIPYFLWLTYATVLNAAILWLNR, from the coding sequence ATGACGCGAACACTGTATTCAGCCCTGGTTTTCATCGCTTTTCTGGCCATCAGTCAACTGGCCGGGATCATGGGAGCGCTGGTCACACGGCCGGCAATTTCCTCCTGGTATGTGCATCTGGAGAAACCCTTTTTTACACCGCCAAACTGGCTCTTTGGCCCCGTATGGATTCTGCTCTATATTCTGATGGGGATTGCCGCTTTCCTCATCTGGCAGAGTTCCGCTTCTCTCAGCCTGATACGTGCCGCACTGATACTCTTTTTCGCACAGCTTGTTTTCAATGCGGCCTGGTCCTTTCTCTTTTTCGGAATGCGCTCACCTCTCCTTGGATTGATTGACATCGGTATCCTGCTCGTTCTCGTGGCATGGACCCTGGTAGCATTCATGCGAATCCATGTAGGGGCGGGGATCCTTCTGATTCCCTATTTTCTCTGGCTCACTTATGCCACGGTCCTGAACGCGGCAATCCTGTGGCTGAATCGCTGA
- a CDS encoding SDR family oxidoreductase → MAESLRGRRILVLGATGFVGSRLIPVLLSRGASVRAAGRSMERLKHHPWSTSPGVECVSADVLDPASLREACRGVNAVYYLVHSMNPGVSNFASTDRRAAETMAEIARDSDVRRIIYLGGLGEEEQKLSAHLKSRHEVADILAGSGVPVTTLRAAMIIGSGSASFEILRYLVERLPAMITPRWVRTRNQPIAVTDVVHYLAGVLFHEDSRNQTYDIGGPEILTYHDLMKMYARITGLWRRLIIPVPVLTPRLSSYWIHLVTPIHASLARPLAEGLSHEVICRDHTILSLIPRTLLTPEEAIRRSVHPCIENKSPGEDGVLEQPVPGDPSWSGGPRLEDVRRKIVRTDLQHAWHPIGSIGGARGYYFANWLWRLRGWMDKMVGGPGFQPSGPSDELRREGDSVDFWTIRIWNPPRQLLLEADMKLPGSATLEFTLGPGEAGHVEITQRATFIPRGLGGLLYWYLIYPFHAVVFRGMIRAIARRAVKKENGQSRKEGNQ, encoded by the coding sequence GTGGCTGAATCGCTGAGGGGCCGCCGTATCCTCGTTCTGGGTGCGACGGGGTTTGTGGGTTCAAGGCTCATCCCCGTTCTCCTTTCCAGGGGTGCTTCTGTTCGGGCGGCCGGAAGGTCGATGGAGAGGTTGAAGCACCACCCCTGGAGCACCTCTCCCGGGGTCGAATGTGTTTCCGCGGACGTTCTCGATCCAGCTTCCCTGCGTGAAGCCTGCCGGGGAGTGAATGCTGTTTATTACCTTGTCCATTCAATGAACCCTGGTGTTTCCAATTTCGCATCCACCGATCGAAGAGCCGCGGAAACAATGGCGGAAATTGCGAGGGATTCTGATGTACGACGGATCATCTATCTCGGCGGTCTGGGTGAGGAAGAACAGAAGCTGAGTGCTCATTTGAAATCCCGACATGAGGTCGCTGATATTCTTGCGGGAAGCGGGGTCCCTGTAACTACTCTCAGGGCTGCCATGATTATCGGATCGGGAAGCGCCTCCTTTGAGATTCTTCGTTACCTTGTCGAACGGCTTCCGGCCATGATCACACCCCGTTGGGTCCGAACCCGGAACCAGCCAATCGCCGTGACGGATGTCGTTCATTACCTTGCGGGTGTCCTGTTCCACGAAGATTCAAGGAACCAGACCTATGACATCGGGGGACCGGAAATTCTGACGTACCATGATCTGATGAAGATGTACGCCCGCATCACCGGGCTCTGGAGACGGCTGATTATTCCGGTTCCGGTCCTGACTCCAAGGTTAAGCTCGTACTGGATTCATCTGGTTACGCCCATCCACGCCTCCCTTGCCCGCCCCCTCGCGGAAGGTCTTTCTCATGAAGTGATCTGCAGGGACCATACTATCCTCTCCCTTATCCCCCGCACATTGCTCACACCGGAGGAGGCCATCCGGCGTTCCGTACATCCTTGCATCGAAAATAAATCACCGGGAGAAGATGGGGTTCTCGAGCAACCCGTGCCGGGAGATCCATCCTGGTCGGGCGGTCCCCGGCTGGAGGATGTGAGGAGGAAGATTGTTCGCACCGATCTTCAGCACGCCTGGCATCCGATTGGATCGATTGGAGGCGCGAGGGGATACTACTTTGCCAACTGGCTCTGGAGACTGCGGGGGTGGATGGATAAAATGGTCGGAGGCCCGGGCTTTCAGCCATCCGGTCCATCCGACGAACTCCGCAGGGAAGGAGATTCGGTCGATTTCTGGACGATTAGAATTTGGAATCCTCCCCGTCAGCTTCTTCTGGAAGCGGACATGAAATTGCCCGGTTCGGCGACCCTTGAATTTACCCTCGGACCAGGGGAGGCAGGCCATGTGGAGATCACACAGCGCGCGACGTTTATCCCGCGCGGACTGGGGGGGCTTCTTTACTGGTACCTGATCTATCCCTTTCACGCGGTTGTCTTTCGCGGTATGATTCGAGCCATAGCCCGGAGAGCTGTGAAGAAGGAAAACGGGCAGTCCAGGAAAGAAGGGAATCAATAA
- a CDS encoding SRPBCC family protein, which produces MGLFKIERRQVIPVSLTRAWGFFSDPGNLSAMTPSDLHLVVEGNPPAMYEGMILTYRIRPVAGIAVRWVTEITHVREPHFFVDEQRMGPYRFWHHQHHFREVQDGVEVEDIVHYRIPWYPLSIPIHSLFIRPRLRGIFDYRSEKLRQIFPSVPVEEP; this is translated from the coding sequence ATGGGCCTTTTCAAAATTGAACGCCGCCAGGTGATTCCCGTCAGCCTGACCCGTGCATGGGGATTTTTCTCGGATCCCGGAAACCTGTCAGCCATGACCCCCTCCGACCTTCATCTGGTCGTGGAAGGTAATCCGCCGGCCATGTATGAGGGGATGATCCTTACCTACCGGATCCGGCCTGTGGCAGGCATTGCAGTTCGATGGGTCACAGAGATCACCCATGTCCGCGAACCCCATTTTTTCGTCGACGAGCAGAGAATGGGACCGTACCGTTTCTGGCACCACCAGCACCATTTCCGTGAAGTCCAGGATGGTGTGGAGGTCGAAGATATTGTCCATTACCGAATTCCCTGGTACCCCCTGTCGATTCCTATTCATTCCCTGTTCATTAGACCCCGGCTTCGCGGAATTTTCGATTATCGTTCAGAGAAACTTCGCCAGATCTTTCCATCGGTTCCAGTGGAAGAGCCATGA